From Corynebacterium frankenforstense DSM 45800, the proteins below share one genomic window:
- the mraZ gene encoding division/cell wall cluster transcriptional repressor MraZ has translation MFLGTYTPKLDDKGRLTLPAKFRDELAGGLMITKGQDHSLAVYPREEFAARARKAAAVSRTSPQARAFIRNLAASADEQRPDGHGRITLSAAHREYAGLTKDCVVIGSVDFLEIWDSESWAAYQRETEDAFSAADADDVLGGLL, from the coding sequence ATGTTCCTCGGTACCTACACGCCCAAACTCGACGACAAAGGGCGGCTGACCCTGCCGGCGAAGTTCCGTGACGAGCTCGCCGGTGGGCTGATGATCACCAAGGGGCAGGACCACAGTCTCGCGGTCTACCCCCGCGAGGAGTTCGCGGCCCGCGCCCGTAAGGCCGCCGCGGTCTCCCGTACGAGCCCCCAGGCCCGTGCATTCATCAGGAACCTGGCCGCCAGCGCCGACGAGCAGCGCCCGGACGGGCACGGGCGGATCACGCTCTCGGCGGCGCACCGCGAGTACGCGGGCCTGACGAAGGACTGCGTGGTCATCGGTTCGGTCGACTTCCTCGAGATCTGGGACTCCGAGTCCTGGGCCGCCTACCAGCGGGAGACGGAGGACGCCTTCTCGGCCGCGGACGCCGACGACGTCCTCGGCGGCCTGCTGTAG
- a CDS encoding DUF3040 domain-containing protein, translating to MALSEQEQQTLREIEESLLADDPKFGSSVGDDSGFTGGAPGGSITLRGVALGVLGLLMLLGGAMLAQQSLWFIALSVAGFLVMLGSGIWMLRGGGAGGRARTSSRSGARSRTRAATGGGRRGSGFSQRMEDDFRRRFEGR from the coding sequence GTGGCGCTTTCTGAGCAGGAACAGCAGACGCTGCGCGAGATCGAGGAGTCACTGCTCGCCGACGACCCCAAGTTCGGGTCGTCGGTCGGTGACGACTCCGGCTTCACCGGGGGTGCCCCGGGTGGGTCGATCACCCTGCGCGGTGTGGCTCTCGGCGTGCTCGGACTTCTGATGCTGCTCGGCGGCGCGATGCTCGCCCAGCAGTCCCTGTGGTTCATCGCGCTGAGCGTCGCCGGCTTCCTCGTGATGCTCGGCTCCGGCATCTGGATGCTGCGCGGCGGCGGCGCGGGTGGCCGCGCGCGGACCTCTTCGCGTTCTGGGGCCCGCTCGCGCACCCGCGCGGCCACGGGCGGGGGCCGGCGCGGCTCCGGTTTCAGCCAGCGCATGGAGGATGACTTCCGCCGCCGCTTCGAGGGACGCTGA
- a CDS encoding SAV_6107 family HEPN domain-containing protein has product MPQLISATAYRSNRPSRSALFLAKASRLMAQAARERAAGRLREALEYAYQAGLRAAGARVADSPVAGRRRLPTGAWDRLSLVGPGEKVWAKRLSGYSTLRSRVLSGLESGVDKVVVDELIAAVADFIAEIEYGEGDLAAA; this is encoded by the coding sequence ATGCCGCAGCTGATCTCCGCCACCGCCTACCGTTCGAACCGTCCGTCGCGCTCGGCGCTGTTCCTCGCGAAGGCCTCCCGCCTGATGGCCCAGGCGGCCCGCGAGCGCGCCGCCGGGCGCCTGCGCGAGGCTCTCGAGTACGCCTACCAGGCCGGCCTGCGGGCGGCCGGCGCCCGGGTGGCCGACTCCCCGGTCGCCGGGCGGCGCCGCCTGCCCACCGGGGCCTGGGACCGGCTGAGTCTGGTTGGGCCGGGGGAGAAGGTGTGGGCCAAACGTCTTTCGGGGTATTCGACATTGCGGTCCCGTGTGCTCTCGGGGCTAGAATCGGGGGTGGACAAGGTCGTGGTCGACGAGCTGATCGCCGCGGTCGCTGACTTCATCGCCGAGATCGAGTACGGCGAGGGGGATCTCGCCGCCGCCTGA
- a CDS encoding GNAT family N-acetyltransferase yields MTVSLRRLTVPEFHLLAPELVDIYIDAMGYDPAIRSGRIAVWRQECRLAGFTSVIATERTERGEFITGMAYGFSGTPRVWWHRQVMRGLKPRGLEDLGRDYFELAEIHVDPRRQSRGTGRGLLRELVWNQPHPHVLLSTPEVENEANAAFHLYRSAGFSDVLRDFRFDGDSRRFAVLGAPLPLPGHPVSLGADQPRR; encoded by the coding sequence ATGACCGTATCCCTGCGCCGCCTGACGGTTCCCGAGTTCCATCTGCTCGCCCCCGAACTCGTGGACATCTACATCGACGCGATGGGCTACGACCCCGCCATCCGCTCCGGGCGTATCGCCGTGTGGCGCCAGGAGTGCCGCCTGGCTGGCTTCACCAGCGTCATCGCCACCGAGAGGACCGAGCGCGGCGAGTTCATCACCGGCATGGCCTACGGCTTCTCCGGCACCCCACGGGTGTGGTGGCACCGCCAGGTGATGCGGGGCCTGAAGCCCCGCGGCCTGGAGGACCTGGGCCGCGACTACTTCGAGCTGGCCGAGATCCACGTCGACCCGCGCCGCCAGTCCCGCGGCACCGGGCGCGGGCTGCTGCGCGAGCTGGTGTGGAACCAGCCGCACCCGCACGTCCTGCTGTCCACCCCGGAGGTGGAGAACGAGGCCAACGCGGCCTTCCACCTCTACCGCTCGGCCGGTTTCAGCGACGTGCTGCGCGACTTCCGTTTCGACGGAGACTCGCGCCGCTTCGCCGTGCTGGGGGCTCCGCTGCCCCTGCCGGGTCACCCGGTAAGTTTGGGGGCGGACCAACCCCGCCGCTGA
- a CDS encoding polyprenyl synthetase family protein: MTTPDARTLRPAEVPAAVTEVLREYISARTPDAAKVGEPVARAVGHLSRFVLGGGKRVRPLYGWVGFTAADGLAGDEDPQVVLRAVSSLEFIQACALIHDDIIDASDTRRGAPTVHRAVERRHHDGAWLGDAGHFGESAAILTGDLALVWAEDMLQDSGLSDAALRRVREPWRAMRTEVIGGQLLDIALEALGSEDPADADAVNRFKTAAYTIERPLHLGAALAGADDATVDKLRGYGRDVGVAFQLRDDLLGVFGDPEVTGKPAGDDIREGKRTVLLALALVSADASDPEAAARLRAGIGSADPEVIARVTDAIAATGAREQVEERIGALLESGLAHLDGLPAETCDVLSDLAVRATARHR, encoded by the coding sequence ATGACGACACCGGACGCCCGCACTCTCCGGCCCGCCGAGGTACCCGCCGCGGTCACGGAGGTCCTGCGCGAGTACATCTCCGCCCGCACCCCCGACGCCGCGAAGGTCGGCGAGCCGGTCGCCCGCGCCGTCGGGCACCTGAGCCGCTTCGTCCTCGGCGGCGGCAAGCGCGTGCGCCCCCTCTACGGCTGGGTCGGCTTCACCGCCGCCGACGGGCTCGCCGGCGACGAGGACCCGCAGGTCGTGCTGCGCGCGGTCAGCTCCCTGGAGTTCATCCAGGCCTGCGCGCTCATCCACGACGACATCATCGACGCCTCGGACACCCGCCGCGGCGCGCCCACGGTGCACCGCGCCGTCGAGCGCCGCCACCACGACGGCGCCTGGCTCGGCGACGCCGGCCACTTCGGCGAGTCTGCCGCGATCCTCACCGGCGACCTCGCCCTGGTGTGGGCCGAGGACATGCTGCAGGACTCCGGGCTCTCCGACGCCGCGCTGCGCCGCGTGCGCGAGCCCTGGCGCGCGATGCGCACCGAGGTCATCGGCGGCCAGCTGCTCGACATCGCCCTCGAGGCGCTGGGCAGCGAGGACCCCGCCGACGCCGACGCCGTCAACCGCTTCAAGACGGCGGCCTACACCATCGAGCGCCCCCTGCACCTCGGTGCGGCACTCGCCGGGGCGGACGACGCGACCGTCGACAAGCTGCGCGGCTACGGCCGCGACGTCGGCGTCGCCTTCCAGCTGCGCGACGACCTCCTCGGTGTCTTCGGCGACCCGGAGGTCACCGGCAAGCCGGCCGGCGACGACATCCGTGAGGGCAAACGCACGGTGCTGCTGGCCCTGGCGCTGGTCAGCGCCGACGCCTCCGATCCGGAGGCCGCCGCCCGGCTGCGCGCCGGCATCGGCTCGGCGGACCCCGAGGTCATCGCCCGGGTCACCGACGCGATCGCGGCCACGGGCGCGCGCGAGCAGGTCGAGGAGCGCATCGGCGCGCTGCTCGAGTCCGGCCTCGCGCACCTCGACGGCCTGCCCGCCGAGACCTGCGACGTGCTCTCCGACCTGGCGGTGCGCGCCACCGCCCGCCACCGGTGA
- a CDS encoding alpha-(1->6)-mannopyranosyltransferase A, which translates to MILGTVATVLIAASSFGAGAIRNRGGVLDALGLNVLAYGHAAGVCGSILWLGIFLLVPAWILAGRRTVFAGRADAGADAADGDARGVGNLARTFLGPLADDRRLGAVVRATTAWTLPLLLAAPILSRDVYSYLMQGAMLRDGFDPYTQGAAANPGPMLLEVSHDWRNTTTPYGPLHLWLGEGITRLVGDNITAGVVLYKLVSVVGMAAILWAVPRIAARLGADPALATWLGAANPVMVLHMVGGMHNESLMVGLVSLGLVAALDRRFVAGVALIAVAVSLKATAAIALPFVVWLATRHLGTRLTRRVTDSDTARRATGPDSTAPDTTDSTTASSPDTATDPDVADLPLSAIPRGRAFGAFLGAGAACTAGTVAVISLVTWASGASWGWLAEISGNSKVINPLSLPSLLAGLVTDSVRVLDDSFTFNAPLGVFRTIGSVLMLLGLVVVWWLFRETDRQAVRGIAVAYAVAFVFNAVSLPWYYASLLTLIAVTPVPRALVQWTAGVSVVLAVAFTGSGNHQLYNVAFMAIAALCAWVAVGALAVPDRSPVNAAPTRGVGKQAPARPGAGKTGAGKTDAGAR; encoded by the coding sequence ATGATCCTCGGCACGGTGGCCACCGTGCTGATCGCCGCGTCCTCCTTCGGGGCGGGCGCCATCCGCAACCGCGGCGGGGTGCTCGACGCCCTGGGCCTCAACGTGCTCGCCTACGGGCACGCGGCCGGGGTGTGCGGCTCGATCCTGTGGCTGGGCATCTTCCTGCTGGTCCCCGCCTGGATCCTCGCGGGGCGGCGCACCGTCTTCGCCGGGCGCGCAGACGCCGGCGCTGACGCAGCCGACGGCGACGCGCGCGGCGTCGGAAATCTCGCCCGCACCTTCCTGGGGCCGCTCGCCGACGACCGCCGCCTGGGCGCGGTGGTGCGCGCCACCACGGCGTGGACGCTGCCGCTGCTCCTGGCGGCCCCGATCCTCTCGCGCGACGTCTACTCGTACCTGATGCAGGGCGCGATGCTGCGCGACGGCTTCGACCCCTACACGCAGGGCGCGGCCGCCAACCCGGGGCCGATGCTGCTCGAGGTCTCGCACGACTGGCGCAACACCACCACCCCCTACGGGCCGCTGCATCTGTGGCTCGGCGAGGGCATCACGCGCCTGGTCGGCGACAACATCACGGCCGGCGTCGTGCTCTACAAGCTGGTCTCCGTGGTGGGCATGGCCGCGATCCTGTGGGCCGTGCCGCGCATCGCGGCCCGGCTGGGCGCCGACCCCGCGCTGGCGACCTGGCTGGGCGCGGCCAACCCGGTGATGGTGCTGCACATGGTCGGCGGCATGCACAACGAGTCGCTGATGGTCGGGCTGGTCAGCCTGGGGCTGGTCGCCGCGCTCGACCGGCGCTTCGTCGCCGGCGTGGCGCTGATCGCCGTGGCAGTCTCGCTGAAGGCGACCGCCGCGATCGCGCTGCCCTTCGTCGTCTGGCTGGCCACCCGCCACCTGGGCACCAGGCTGACCCGGCGCGTCACCGACTCGGACACCGCCCGGCGCGCCACCGGCCCGGACTCCACCGCCCCCGACACCACCGACAGCACCACCGCGTCCTCCCCCGACACCGCCACCGACCCCGACGTCGCCGACCTGCCGCTCTCGGCGATCCCGCGCGGCCGGGCCTTCGGCGCGTTCCTCGGCGCCGGCGCGGCGTGCACGGCCGGCACTGTCGCGGTGATCTCCCTGGTGACCTGGGCCTCGGGCGCGTCCTGGGGCTGGCTCGCGGAGATCTCCGGCAACTCGAAGGTGATCAACCCGCTGAGCCTGCCGTCGCTCCTGGCCGGCCTGGTCACCGACAGCGTGCGCGTGCTCGACGACTCGTTCACCTTCAACGCGCCGCTCGGCGTCTTCCGCACGATCGGCAGCGTGCTGATGCTGCTCGGCCTGGTCGTGGTCTGGTGGCTCTTCCGCGAGACCGACCGACAGGCCGTCCGCGGCATCGCCGTGGCCTACGCGGTCGCCTTCGTCTTCAACGCGGTCTCGCTGCCCTGGTACTACGCCAGCCTGCTGACCCTCATCGCGGTCACCCCGGTGCCGCGCGCGCTGGTGCAGTGGACCGCCGGTGTCTCGGTGGTGCTCGCCGTCGCCTTCACCGGCTCGGGCAACCACCAGCTCTACAACGTGGCCTTCATGGCGATCGCCGCGCTGTGCGCCTGGGTCGCCGTGGGTGCGCTCGCGGTGCCGGACCGCTCCCCCGTCAACGCCGCGCCGACGCGCGGCGTCGGAAAGCAGGCCCCCGCCCGACCCGGGGCCGGGAAAACCGGCGCCGGGAAGACCGACGCCGGCGCACGCTAG
- a CDS encoding Rv2175c family DNA-binding protein: protein MSIQTTSRDALPADEPLLLLEEAAERLDVPVTRVIDLLKEHKIIAVRADGATAVPEAFFDAERVNKFVPGVIALLSDGGYDDEAILRHLFTEDDTLPGRPVDALHGHKAREVMRRAQAMAF from the coding sequence GTGAGTATCCAGACAACCTCCCGTGACGCCCTGCCCGCCGACGAGCCGTTGCTCCTCCTCGAGGAGGCCGCCGAGCGCCTCGACGTGCCGGTCACCAGGGTCATCGACCTGCTCAAGGAGCACAAGATCATCGCCGTGCGCGCCGACGGCGCCACCGCCGTGCCCGAGGCCTTCTTCGACGCCGAGCGCGTCAACAAGTTCGTGCCCGGCGTCATCGCGCTGCTCTCCGACGGCGGCTACGACGACGAGGCCATCCTGCGCCACCTCTTCACCGAGGACGACACCCTGCCCGGGCGCCCCGTCGACGCCCTGCACGGGCACAAGGCCCGCGAGGTCATGCGCCGCGCCCAGGCGATGGCGTTCTAG
- a CDS encoding protein kinase domain-containing protein, translating into MSHLEIGDMLEGRYRIDHPIARGGMSTVYRCVDMRLARAVAVKVMDDRYVDDPVFRHRFRREARAMAQLTHPNLVGVYDFGSDGDVIFLVMELITGGTLRELLAERGPMPPHAAAAVMRSVLTGLAAAHSADMIHRDLKPDNVLIGADHSVKLADFGLVRAASVATGRTDKIVGTAAYLSPEQVRGDELTPASDVYSAGVMLFELLTGTTPFSGGTALEHAYARLDDDVPAPSSRISGVPGLFDELVAGATVREPEQRFRDASEFLEALDDVARELSLPTFRVPVPHDAAAHRAAAVPTDTTGLAGVLAPTSVLSFRDPDRRAPGSEDDTTLLAADGGDGADEDALDDDRFGGRDETVFDAEGYDAEGYRAETYDPDGYDADGHGPGDRDSRDPRDADWGGPDAPGGPVGPGPGGYGTALLPAAGDPYGADGRGPGYPEHGTAGYPAAGADGYGGPYDDRHPDRYAGDLPADHDDALPDEEGRATRAEKPLSNRSPWRLAAWLTVVAVILAAVALGGWWLGSGRYGEIPQVIGLDRSSAVAQVEQAGFSAVTREVYDDDIPVDFSTGTEPDFPDREVRGREVTVLVSQGRPTVPEIQEGANPARYQQLLTERTLNWEYGEEVHSDDVAEGDLARTEPAAGNAVPVGSTVTLHLSKGPAPVEVPHVAGMSTGQATDVLEGAGLKVSGMTEKFDAETPAGHVISTDPPTGTATTRGSSVQLTVSNAVEVPDVVGEKIDTARTKLADAGLTVNVERDDSRTADSADEVLAVSPSAGDLVDPADPQVTVTLPGKVKVPRVVGKKAADAREAIEEAGLKPSPASGGGRVYRQSPRAGGTASPDDTVNLSTTGD; encoded by the coding sequence ATGAGTCATCTCGAGATCGGCGACATGCTCGAGGGGCGGTACCGCATCGACCACCCCATCGCGCGCGGCGGCATGTCCACCGTCTACCGCTGCGTGGACATGCGCCTCGCACGCGCGGTCGCCGTGAAGGTGATGGACGACCGCTACGTCGACGACCCCGTCTTCCGCCACCGCTTCCGCCGCGAGGCCCGCGCGATGGCGCAGCTGACGCACCCCAACCTCGTCGGCGTCTACGACTTCGGTTCCGACGGCGACGTGATCTTCCTGGTCATGGAGCTGATCACGGGCGGCACCCTGCGCGAGCTGCTCGCCGAGCGCGGGCCGATGCCCCCGCACGCGGCCGCCGCGGTGATGCGCTCGGTGCTCACGGGGCTGGCCGCCGCGCACTCGGCGGACATGATCCACCGCGACCTCAAGCCGGACAACGTGCTCATCGGCGCGGACCACTCGGTCAAGCTCGCCGACTTCGGCCTGGTGCGCGCAGCGAGCGTGGCCACCGGCCGCACCGACAAGATCGTCGGCACGGCCGCCTACCTCTCCCCCGAGCAGGTGCGCGGCGACGAGCTGACCCCGGCCAGCGACGTCTACTCCGCCGGCGTGATGCTCTTCGAGCTGCTCACCGGCACCACGCCGTTCAGCGGCGGGACGGCCCTCGAGCACGCCTACGCACGTCTCGACGACGACGTGCCCGCCCCGTCCAGCCGCATCAGCGGTGTGCCGGGGCTCTTCGACGAGCTCGTCGCCGGCGCCACCGTGCGCGAACCCGAGCAGCGCTTCCGGGACGCCTCCGAGTTCCTGGAGGCGCTTGACGACGTCGCGCGGGAGCTGTCGCTGCCGACCTTCCGCGTGCCCGTGCCCCACGACGCCGCCGCGCACCGCGCGGCGGCCGTGCCCACGGACACCACCGGGCTGGCCGGGGTGCTCGCCCCGACCAGTGTGCTGAGCTTCCGTGACCCGGACAGGCGGGCCCCGGGCTCCGAGGACGACACGACGCTGCTCGCCGCCGACGGCGGGGACGGCGCGGACGAGGACGCCCTGGACGACGACCGCTTCGGCGGGCGCGACGAGACGGTCTTCGACGCCGAGGGCTACGACGCGGAGGGCTACAGGGCCGAGACCTATGACCCCGACGGCTACGACGCCGACGGGCACGGCCCCGGGGACCGCGACTCCCGCGATCCGCGCGACGCGGACTGGGGCGGCCCCGACGCGCCCGGCGGACCGGTGGGCCCGGGTCCGGGCGGCTACGGCACCGCGCTGCTGCCGGCGGCCGGCGACCCCTACGGCGCCGACGGCCGCGGCCCCGGCTACCCGGAGCACGGCACCGCCGGCTACCCCGCGGCCGGCGCGGACGGCTACGGCGGCCCCTACGACGACCGCCACCCGGACCGCTACGCCGGCGACCTCCCCGCGGACCACGACGACGCCCTCCCCGACGAGGAGGGCCGGGCGACGCGCGCGGAGAAGCCGCTGTCGAACCGTTCGCCCTGGCGGCTGGCCGCCTGGCTGACCGTGGTCGCGGTCATCCTCGCCGCCGTCGCCCTGGGCGGCTGGTGGCTGGGCTCGGGCCGCTACGGGGAGATCCCCCAGGTCATCGGGCTCGACCGCTCGAGCGCGGTCGCCCAGGTCGAGCAGGCCGGCTTCTCCGCGGTCACCCGCGAGGTCTACGACGACGACATCCCCGTCGACTTCTCCACGGGCACCGAGCCGGACTTCCCCGACCGCGAGGTCCGCGGCCGGGAGGTCACCGTGCTCGTCTCCCAGGGCCGGCCCACCGTGCCCGAGATCCAGGAGGGCGCGAACCCGGCGCGCTACCAGCAGCTGCTCACCGAGCGCACGCTGAACTGGGAGTACGGCGAGGAGGTCCACTCCGACGACGTCGCCGAGGGCGACCTGGCCAGGACCGAGCCGGCCGCCGGCAACGCCGTGCCGGTCGGCTCGACGGTCACGCTGCACCTGAGCAAGGGCCCCGCCCCGGTGGAGGTCCCGCACGTGGCGGGCATGTCCACCGGGCAGGCCACCGACGTGCTCGAGGGCGCGGGGCTGAAGGTCTCCGGGATGACCGAGAAGTTCGACGCGGAGACCCCGGCCGGCCACGTCATCTCCACCGACCCGCCGACGGGCACCGCCACCACGCGCGGGTCCTCGGTGCAGCTGACGGTCTCCAACGCCGTCGAGGTCCCGGACGTCGTCGGCGAGAAGATCGACACGGCGCGCACGAAGCTCGCCGACGCCGGGCTGACCGTCAACGTCGAGCGCGACGACTCGCGCACCGCCGACAGCGCCGACGAGGTGCTGGCGGTCTCCCCCTCGGCAGGCGACCTTGTCGACCCGGCCGACCCGCAGGTCACCGTGACGCTGCCGGGCAAGGTGAAGGTGCCGCGCGTGGTGGGCAAGAAGGCCGCCGACGCCCGCGAGGCGATCGAGGAGGCGGGGCTGAAGCCCTCGCCGGCCTCCGGCGGCGGCCGGGTCTACCGCCAGTCGCCGCGCGCCGGCGGCACCGCCTCCCCCGACGACACGGTCAACCTATCCACCACCGGCGACTAG
- a CDS encoding class II 3-deoxy-7-phosphoheptulonate synthase, with translation MSWTVDIPKEALPDLPPLPDGIREAWEDVISREAHQQPSWDRRDADQVRKILESVPPVVVAPEVYGLKKQLADVANGKAFLLQGGDCAETFESNTEPHIRANIKTLLQMAVVLTYGASTPVIKVARIAGQYAKPRSSDRDANGLLNYRGDIVNGVAPTEEARRHDPARMVRAYANAGAAMNLVRALTASGTADLYRVTEWNRQFVAKSSAGARYEALAKEIERGLRFMQACQVDDSSLRTAEVFCSHEALLADYERAMLRLHEDEEGHLRLWDLSAHQLWIGERTRGLDDFHINFAALIANPVGLKIGPTITPEEAVAYADRIDPNYEPGRLTFVSRMGYDKVREVLPGIVKAVEESGHKVVWQCDPMHGNTFTASNGYKTRHFDKILDEAQGFFEVHRSLGTHPGGLHIELTGEDVTECLGGAEDITDVDLPGRYESAVDPRLNTQQSLELAFLVAEMLRR, from the coding sequence GTGAGCTGGACTGTAGACATCCCCAAAGAAGCCCTGCCGGATCTGCCGCCGTTGCCGGACGGCATCAGGGAGGCGTGGGAGGACGTCATCTCCCGCGAGGCCCACCAGCAGCCGAGCTGGGACCGGCGCGACGCCGACCAGGTGCGCAAGATCCTCGAGTCGGTGCCGCCCGTGGTCGTCGCCCCCGAGGTCTACGGCCTGAAGAAGCAGCTGGCCGACGTCGCCAACGGCAAGGCCTTCCTGCTGCAGGGCGGCGACTGCGCCGAGACCTTCGAGTCGAACACCGAGCCGCACATCCGCGCCAACATCAAGACGCTGCTCCAGATGGCGGTCGTGCTGACCTACGGCGCGTCGACCCCGGTCATCAAGGTCGCCCGCATCGCCGGCCAGTACGCCAAGCCGCGTTCCTCGGACCGCGACGCCAACGGGCTGCTCAACTACCGCGGCGACATCGTCAACGGCGTGGCCCCCACCGAGGAGGCCCGCCGCCACGACCCGGCCCGCATGGTGCGCGCCTACGCCAACGCCGGCGCCGCGATGAACCTCGTGCGCGCCCTGACCGCCTCGGGCACCGCGGACCTCTACCGGGTCACCGAGTGGAACCGCCAGTTCGTCGCCAAGTCCTCGGCCGGCGCGCGCTACGAGGCGCTGGCCAAGGAGATCGAGCGCGGCCTGCGCTTCATGCAGGCCTGCCAGGTCGACGACTCCTCGCTGCGCACCGCGGAGGTCTTCTGCTCCCACGAGGCCCTGCTGGCCGACTACGAGCGCGCCATGCTGCGCCTGCACGAGGACGAGGAGGGCCACCTGCGCCTGTGGGACCTCTCCGCCCACCAGCTGTGGATCGGCGAGCGCACCCGCGGCCTCGACGACTTCCACATCAACTTCGCCGCCCTGATCGCCAACCCGGTCGGCCTGAAGATCGGCCCGACGATCACCCCGGAGGAGGCCGTCGCCTACGCCGACCGCATCGACCCGAACTACGAGCCCGGCCGCCTGACCTTCGTCTCGCGCATGGGCTACGACAAGGTCCGCGAGGTCCTGCCGGGCATCGTCAAGGCCGTCGAGGAGTCGGGCCACAAGGTCGTCTGGCAGTGCGACCCGATGCACGGCAACACCTTCACCGCCTCCAACGGCTACAAGACCCGTCACTTCGACAAGATCCTCGACGAGGCCCAGGGCTTCTTCGAGGTGCACCGCAGCCTGGGCACGCACCCGGGCGGCCTGCACATCGAGCTGACCGGTGAGGACGTCACCGAGTGCCTCGGCGGCGCCGAGGACATCACCGACGTCGACCTGCCCGGCCGCTACGAGTCCGCCGTCGACCCGCGCCTGAACACCCAGCAGTCCCTCGAGCTGGCCTTCCTGGTCGCCGAGATGCTGCGTCGTTAG
- a CDS encoding polyadenylate-specific 3'-exoribonuclease AS, with protein sequence MRYFYDTEFLEDGRVIELVSIGVVAEDGREFYAVSTEFDPSRANPWVREHVLPQLPPPEDRAWRPRARIRNDLMEFLTSGEGVPRRERLHPELWAWVGAYDHVVLAQLWGDMSGLPRSMPRYTRELKQLWEMAGRPSLPDPPRGTHDALVDARFNLVKFRRCVAALPLGEDNRVLRGGAHPGHSGQA encoded by the coding sequence TTGCGGTACTTCTACGACACCGAGTTCCTGGAGGACGGTCGGGTCATCGAGCTGGTCTCCATCGGTGTGGTCGCCGAGGACGGCCGCGAGTTCTACGCCGTCTCCACCGAATTCGACCCGTCCCGGGCCAACCCGTGGGTGCGCGAGCACGTGCTGCCGCAGCTGCCCCCGCCCGAGGACCGCGCGTGGCGCCCGCGCGCCCGCATCCGTAATGACCTGATGGAGTTCCTCACCTCCGGCGAGGGCGTGCCGCGCCGCGAACGGCTGCACCCCGAGCTGTGGGCCTGGGTCGGCGCCTACGACCACGTCGTGCTTGCCCAGCTGTGGGGTGACATGTCCGGGCTGCCGCGCTCGATGCCGCGCTACACCCGCGAGCTCAAGCAGCTCTGGGAGATGGCCGGCCGGCCCAGCCTGCCCGACCCGCCGCGCGGCACCCACGACGCCCTGGTCGACGCCCGGTTCAACCTGGTCAAGTTCCGCCGCTGCGTGGCCGCCCTGCCCCTGGGCGAGGACAACCGGGTGCTGCGCGGGGGCGCGCACCCCGGCCACTCCGGACAGGCCTGA